In the Cricetulus griseus strain 17A/GY unplaced genomic scaffold, alternate assembly CriGri-PICRH-1.0 unplaced_scaffold_499, whole genome shotgun sequence genome, one interval contains:
- the LOC113838079 gene encoding proline-rich protein 23A3-like: MLGRRPRSLEDDLLQEELNPANRHRVQEPSEHPREDLPSIVVVPAGCAVKIHLEDFDLLLEPTPGSITQVLHPGLGSIIILVLQDLQVVAQPGQPVDGPCRPQEASPVDMAQEHLIVLQQGSASASDSHIESWENASCPARGSQESFRTPERQSPAVRVPEPSAPVTEKLSPMFERPVPPWPQSPSVPPSAERYAPWSIWSLRDSMMLPLPSTPLQPLPPSPPRSQQALTPQNHQKSPCTPCKTRKCLF, encoded by the coding sequence ATGTTGGGACGACGGCCCCGCAGCCTTGAAGacgatctactacaagaagaacTGAACCCCGCCAATCGCCACCGTGTCCAAGAACCCAGCGAGCACCCCAGGGAGGATCTCCCCTCCATCGTGGTGGTGCCTGCTGGCTGTGCCGTGAAAATCCACCTGGAAGACTTTGACCTGCTGCTGGAGCCCACCCCCGGCTCGATTACGCAAGTGTTGCACCCTGGATTAGGATCCATCATTATCCTGGTCCTACAGGACCTGCAGGTAGTCGCCCAGCCTGGACAGCCTGTGGATGGCCCCTGCAGGCCCCAGGAGGCCAGCCCCGTGGACATGGCCCAGGAACACCTAATCGTCCTGCAGCAGGGATCCGCCAGTGCTTCTGATTCACACATCGAAAGCTGGGAAAACGCCTCTTGCCCTGCTCGAGGATCTCAAGAATCCTTCAGGACTCCAGAGAGGCAGTCTCCAGCTGTCAGGGTCCCGGAGCCCTCTGCCCCTGTCACTGAGAAGCTCAGCCCCATGTTTGAGAGACCAGTGCCGCCTTGGCCTCAGTCTCCATCCGTCCCTCCTAGTGCAGAGAGGTATGCTCCCTGGTCCATCTGGAGCCTCAGAGACAGCATGATGTTGCCTCTGCCCAGCACACCACTGCAGCCgcttcctccatctcctccaaGGAGTCAGCAAGCCCTGACCCCTCAGAATCATCAGAAGTCTCCATGCACTCCCTGCAAGACACGGAAATGCCTCTTCTAG